A genomic window from Aquila chrysaetos chrysaetos chromosome 9, bAquChr1.4, whole genome shotgun sequence includes:
- the SLC8B1 gene encoding LOW QUALITY PROTEIN: mitochondrial sodium/calcium exchanger protein (The sequence of the model RefSeq protein was modified relative to this genomic sequence to represent the inferred CDS: deleted 1 base in 1 codon), with product MGQGAMGQGAMGPAGTLSLAGVLSLVGVLAGDSGVQPAGTPLTLDLGGTVPPGWDALSHSRGLDCREVRKRNGSEWCRFVRSNPDCRLEGGFLDYLQGVFCVFPPRLLPLAVTLYALWLLYLFIILGVTAEKFFCPNLSAISTNLKLSHNVAGVTFLAFGNGAPDVFSAVVAFSNPRTAGLAVGAVFGAGVFVTTVVAGGIALVKPFTAASRPFLRDVVFYMVAVFLTFVVLYFGRITLGEALGYLGLYVFYVFTVVLCTWIHRRQRGEGLAPPGPWEPEMPTDAEEQESSGTNSGDYGEEYRPLIPSRETSLRILTAALSPLDYLKWRRKPWYWRLFKVLKVPVELVLLLTVPVVDPDKDDLNWKRPLNCLHILTSPLLCVLTLKSGAYGLYQIQGIFPVWGLVTLVGSVLAVITFITTSNEEPPKYHCVFAFLGFLASAMWINAAATELVNILRTLGVIFQLSNTVLGLTLLAWGNSIGDTFSDLTMARQGYPRMAFSACFGGIIFNILVGVGLGCLLQMTSSQLAVKLEPDSLLVWILAGALGLSLVFSFVSVPAQCFQLGKAYGVCLILYYLAFLCVALLTEFRVIRLSAI from the exons ATGGGGCAGGGTGCCATGGGGCAGGGTGCTATGGGGCCGGCCGGGACCCTCAGCCTGGCCGGGGTCCTCAGCCTGGTCGGGGTGCTGGCGGGGGACAGCGGGGTGCAACCGGCCGGGACCCCGCTGACGCTGGACCTGGGGGGCACCGTCCCTCCCGGGTGGGATGCTCTGAGCCACAGCCGGGGCCTGGAT TGCCGGGAGGTGCGGAAACGCAACGGCTCCGAGTGGTGCCGCTTCGTCCGGAGCAACCCCGACTGCCGGCTGGAGGGTGGCTTCCTCGACTACCTCCAGGGGGTCTTCTGCGTCTTCCCCCCCCGGCTGCTGCCCCTGGCCGTCACCCTCTAC GCTCTCTGGCTCCTGTACCTCTTCATCATCCTCGGCGTGACGGCGGAGAAATT cttctgcCCCAACTTATCGGCCATCTCCACCAACCTGAAGCTGTCTCACAACGTGGCA GGTGTCACCTTCTTGGCCTTTGGCAACGGGGCGCCAGATGTCTTCAGCGCCGTGGTGGCCTTCTCCAACCCCCGGACGGCGGGGCTGGCCGTCGGGGCCGTCTTTG GGGCCGGAGTGTTCGTGACCACGGTGGTGGCCGGGGGTATCGCCCTGGTCAAGCCCTTCACGGCCGCCTCCAGGCCCTTCCTCAGGGATGTCGTCTTCTACATGGTGGCCGTCTTCCTCACCTTCGTGGTCCTCTACTTCGGCAGGATCACGCTGGGAGAGGCTCTGG gtTACCTGGGGCTGTATGTCTTCTACGTGTTCACCGTGGTGCTCTGCACCTGGATTCaccggcggcagcggggggaAGGCCTGGCC CCCCCCGGACCCTGGGAACCAG aGATGCCGACGGATGCTGAAGAGCAGGAGTCCTCCGGCACGAACAGCGGAGACTACG GCGAGGAATACCGGCCCCTCATCCCTTCCCGGGAGACCTCCCTGCGGATTCTCACCGCTGCCCTCAGCCCCTTGGACTACCTCAAGTGGAGGAGGAAGCCCTGGTACTGGCGGCTCTTCAAGGTCCTCAAG GTGCCCgtggagctggtgctgctgctcacCGTTCCTGTCGTGGACCCCGACAAGGATGACCTGAACTGGAAGAGACCCCTCAACTGCCTGCACATCCTGACCAGCCCCCTGCTCTGTGTCCTCACCCTGAAGTCAGGCGCCT ATGGGCTGTACCAGATCCAGGGCATCTTCCCAGTCTGGGGACTGGTCACACTGGTTGGCTCCGTCCTGGCCGTCATCACCTTCATCACCACAAGCAACGAGGAGCCACCCAAGTACCACTGC GTATTTGCCTTCCTCGGGTTTTTGGCCAGCGCCATGTGGATCAACGCCGCGGCCACGGAGCTGGTGAACATCCTCCGGACCCTGGGCGTCATCTTCCAGCTGAGCAACACCGTGCTGGGCTTGACGCTGCTGGCCTGGGGCAACAGCATCGGGG ACACCTTCTCCGACCTCACCATGGCGCGGCAGGGCTATCCCCGCATGGCCTTCTCCGCCTGCTTCGGGGGCATCATCTTCA ACATCCTGGTCGGCGTGGGACttggctgcctgctgcagatGACCAGCAGCCAGCTGGCGGTGAAG CTGGAACCCGACAGCCTGCTGGTCTGGATCCTCGCTGGGGCTCTAGGACTGAGCTTGGTCTTCTCCTTCGTGTCGGTGCCAGCGCAGTGCTTCCAGCTGGGCAAGGCGTACGGCGTCTGCCTCATCCTCTACTACCTGGCCTTCCTCTGCGTGGCCCTGCTGACCGAGTTCAGGGTGATCCGTCTCTCCGCCATCTGA
- the PLBD2 gene encoding putative phospholipase B-like 2: MAALRAVLGAALAAALTGAAPAAVSPPPPRNVSVLLEPGSGQLRVLPGRHPAAVAWASLEDRIPAVGWAFLEVTTNASYSDSLQAYAAGLAEAAVSEQLMYMHWMNTMVGYCGPFKYESEYCEKLRSYLEANLAWMEEQMGKGEDPEYWHQVRLALLQLKGLEDSYNGRLDFPRGRFTLAPFGFLLLQLGGDLEDLESALNRSSPRRVLGSGSCSALLKLLPGRRDLLVAHDTWTSYQSMLRVIKKYTLPFRASAGGDSQIPGSIQVFSSYPGTIFSGDDFYILSSGLVALETTIGNNNPARWKYLDPRGSVLEWLRNIVANRLARSGPEWAAVFRRFNSGTYNNQWMVVDYNAFTPGKASPPQGVLTVLEQIPGLVVAADRTELLYQQGYWASYNLPYFEEIFNASGNPELVKKYGDWFTYDKNPRAQIFRRNQTLVRDLDSMVRLMRSNNYLRDPLSRCGGCDPPQNAENAISARSDLNPPNGTYPFPALRQRCHGGTDMKVTSLGMAPTFGLVAASGPTWGDVPPFRWSASPCSALLHMGHPDLWTFPPIKVRWD; the protein is encoded by the exons ATGGCGGCGCTGCGGGCGGTGCTGGGGGCCGCGCTGGCCGCCGCCTTgaccggggcagcccccgccgccg tctctcctccgcCGCCCCGTAATGTCTCCGTGCTGCTGGAGCCCGGCTCCGGGCAGCTCCGCGTCCTGCCCGGCCGCCACCCGGCCGCCGTTGCCTGGGCCAGCCTCGAGGACCGGATCCCCGCTGTCGG ctgggcTTTCCTGGAGGTGACCACCAACGCCTCGTACAGCGACAGCCTGCAGGCCTACGCCGCCGGGCTCGCCGAGGCCGCCGTCTCCGAGCAG CTGATGTACATGCACTGGATGAACACCATGGTGGGCTACTGCGGCCCCTTCAAGTACGAGAGCGAGTATTGCGAGAAGCTGCGGAGCTACCTCGAGGCCAACCTGGCCTGGATGGAGGAGCagatggggaaaggggaggacCCCGAGTACTGGCACCAG GTACgcctggccctgctgcagctgaaggggCTGGAGGACAGCTACAACGGGCGCCTGGATTTTCCCCGGGGCAGGTTCACCCTGGCACCCTTCGGCTTCCT cctgctgcagttGGGGGGTGACCTGGAAGACCTGGAATCTGCCCTGAACCGCTCCTCCCCACGGCGTGTCCTGGGCTCaggctcctgctctgccctcctgAAGCTGCTGCCGGGCCGTCGGGATCTCCTGGTCGCCCACGACACCTGGACCTCCTACCAGTCCATGCTGCGCGTCATCAAGAAGTACACGCTGCCCTTCCGTGCCTCGGCTGGCG GCGATTCTCAGATCCCCGGGAGCATCCAGGTGTTTTCCTCCTACCCCGGCACCATCTTCTCCGGGGATGATTTCTACATCCTCAGCAGCGGGTTG GTAGCGCTGGAAACCACCATCGGGAACAACAACCCGGCACGGTGGAAGTACCTGGACCCACGGGGCAGCGTCCTGGAGTGGCTGAGGAACATCGTGGCCAACCGCCTGGCCCGCAGCGGTCCCGAGTGGGCCGCCGTCTTCCGACGGTTCAACAGCGGCAC GTACAACAACCAGTGGATGGTGGTGGACTATAACGCCTTCACGCCGGGGAAAGCGAGCCCGCCGCAGGGCGTGCTGACCGTGCTGGAGCAGATCCC GGGCCTGGTGGTGGCGGCCGATCGGACAGAGCTGCTGTACCAGCAGGGCTACTGGGCCAGTTACAACCTGCC gTACTTCGAGGAGATCTTCAACGCCAGCGGGAACCCGGAGCTGGTGAAGAAATACGGCGACTGGTTCACCTACGACAAGAACCCGCGCGCCCAGATCTTCCGACGGAACCAGACGCTGGTCCGCGACCTGGACTCCATGGTCCGCCTGATGAG GTCCAACAACTACCTGCGGGACCCGCTGTCGCGGTGCGGGGGCTGCGACCCCCCCCAGAACGCCGAGAACGCCATCTCCGCCCGCTCCGACCTCAACCCCCCCAACGGCACCtaccccttccctgccctgcgcCAGCGCTGCCACGGCGGCACCGATATGAAG GTGACCTCCTTGGGCATGGCCCCCACCTTCGGGCTGGTGGCCGCCAGCGGTCCCACATGGGGTGACGTGCCCCCCTTCCGCTGGAGCGCGTCCCCCTGCAGCGCCCTGCTGCACATGGGTCACCCCGACCTCTGGACCTTCCCCCCCATCAAAGTCCGCTGGGACTGA